ATTTAGGTTTTAATTGACTGCCAACTTTTCCAGCTTATGACTGCTCTCGGGAGGCGGGTCATGGGGAAGGGATCAgcagtgttttgttgttgttttccgaTCCCATATGATTCAGGGTTGTGCTCGACTTTCAGCTTGAGCCATTTTAGACACACGCCTTCAAAGAAGAGCCGGGATGCATGTGACAAAAAAGTACAAACATTCGTATTTTATAATCGATTTGATTGATTGAAGCCAGGGGTGGGAAGTATGTTCGTTTGCGCACGTTAATGTGACCCTGTTTGTCTTGTCTTCGATACGGCATTAGCTTGTGTTGTTAGCTGTCTGACGTAATAAAAACACGCGCCTGGTTGCGTTTGTTTACACATTAACATTGCACAACAATGTTTTGTCGGGATGTGCAATCAGATTCAATCTGATCGTTATTTTGTTGTATGTGTATGATTGTTCTTTTGTTTCAGCTCGCGCTTCGCGGCGGTGTTATTGTTGTCCACACATGTAACAGCAGAGCAATGCCTGCAACACCGGGGCTGTGTTTCACATTCTAGTTAGATGCACGCATAGACAAAACAATGATCCGCGTTCACAAAGATTTGACGTAACCCATGAaaacaataaatgttaaatatacagAAATCTTTTTTGTTCCGTTCCTGTTGATTTCCatggtgaaacacacacacaaaacgaattattgttttctttttctttttttgtcatgaAGAAACAGAAACTCTGTGAAGACTCCCTCACAGTCACCACCAGTACGTAAATCCTTACACATTTTTAAACTCACAATTTCCCATTTAAGATTATAAAATGCCTTGGTATCCTCTAAATATTTGACTGCATTTTTGGACCACCAAATGCTCAAAGATTTTTGTATgtacctctttttttttcttttttgaaggtGTTTGAGGGTGTGTACAACAACTCCCGGATGCTCCATTTTCTCACAGCAGTGGTGGTGAGTTTGGGATGAAATTGTTAAACTTGTTTATTTAATGGCTGAATAAgaaatttttttctctctctctttctctagattTACTGGATAAGAACTCAATTTCTAACTTTTTTTAAGCCATTATtaccatttaattaatttacataatgTTCACAGGTCTGAAAaccagacctttttttttttttttttttaaagtagcctACCTGATATATCCAGGCTTGTCTAGACATTGGGACCCCCTGTTttatccttttaaaaaaaaaaaaaaaagaggaggggggtgaaattaaataagaaatatcttgatttttttattgttttgtctttattgttATGCTTGTTTGGATTATTTACAATTGTATATGATTTACGCCATCACTTCTCTAATTTGGTTTTAGCATTAAACAACAAAATACTTTACAAACATGCAATATTTCCCTCAGGGCTCCAGGTGTGATGTTATGGTGAAGAACGGCAGTTTATATGAAGGCATCTTCAAGACGTTAAGCTCGCGTGTAggtttcttttaatatttaaatacctGAAATACAGAAACAATGGCTTTGTTCAAAATTTGATCTTTGATATTGCCTTTTTCTTTGTGGTCTATATGAACAAAGCATCAAGTTTACTGTATGATAAAGTCTCACTCAGGTGTCTGTTTGTTTAGTGTGAGCTGGCAGTGGACGCTGTACACAAAGTTAAAAATGAAGAAGGAGATGGAGGCGGTGGCGGAGGCACACCAGTCCATCCCAGGAGAGAAGAGATCACGGACACCATGATCTTTGGCCCCAATGACCTCGTCACTATGATCTGCAGAGATGTGGACCTCAACTATGCTACCCGAGGTGTGTACATGACTCTGGAGAAGTAGTATACATGTACGGTCttctaaaatatagaaatataaggCTTTGTGTGCATGTCTTCAGACACTTTCACAGACTCTGCAATCGGCTCAAAAGTAAATGGTGACCACAGAGAGAAGGTGCTTCAAAGGTGGGATGGAGGCGATAGCAATGGCGAAAATTTTGACCTAGATGCAGATACAGTGAGTTCAACCAACATGCTTGTATATTCAACCATATGTGATCACATATTAGTGTGTTTTTGGAATCAGTTTAAGTATTAGTTGTACATACATTAAGCTCTTTACGAGGCCTTTTCTGTCTTTCAGTCTAATGGCTGGGATGCCAGCGAGATGTTCCGCTTCAATGAGGAGACCTATGGGGTGAAGTCCACCTATGACGCTAGTCTCTCCATGTACACGTACGTTGATGTTctgtcagggttttttttttctttccagagAGACTGACCTTTGAATGTTGGATGTGGAAAATAAGGCTGAAAAGATTAATCGACAATGTCAACCATAAAAAATTGTCTACAAATTAGGGATGGGTgatatggcaaaaatatcatataaggttttatttttttcaggaataTCACAATTGTCACGATTTTTTgccatgttggttttactatttttggAGGTTGTCTGAGTGGTACAGGCAAACTAATTTCCTTATTTTAAAAGCAAAGCCTTACAaggtgacaaaataaaaatatatatttaggccAAAGATAAAAATAGTTAACATTATCttcgttattaaaaaaaataagaacaaaaaggCCTTAgtcttaaattagatttttttttcagatctgaTGTTCAAAGAAATCAAGTAAATATGTTCTGTTGCCGATCTCTTTTAGGGTTCCTCTGGAGCGGGGCAGCTCTGAGGGCTTCAGACAGCGAGAAGCTCGAGCCGCCCGATTGGCCAATGAGATTGAGGCTAGTACACAGTATCGTAACAGGGTGGCGCTGGAGAATGACGAGGGACGAACTGAGGAAGACAAATACAGTGCTGTGCTACGGGACAGAGACCGCGATGgaggagaaagagggagagatagTCCTGGGTTCTCCAGTGCTGGGAGCAGGTTCGAAGAAGTCCTTCTTTCCATCACACTCTCATCTAGTTTTTCTCCTGCGTATACTGATGAGCATTGCTGTCTGTATCTTTGTTATAGGGAGGGCAAGTACATTCCTCTACCCCAGAGGGCAAGGGAGAGAGAAATGGGAGTTTCTGGAAGGGGTGAAAGAGGAGCTGTATCCACCCTGCCTAATCGAACAAGTAGACCTGGCCCCTCAAGCTCCTCGCCTAGACCTCTCCCCTCTGGTAGTGGACAGACACTTCCTCCCACTGATAGGAGCAGCCCTCTGTCCGTCAGAGGAGGATACTCTGCACACCAATCACAGAGCAGCCCCACTGCACAGCCCCGCCCCTCAGAGCCGGGTCACGCCAGCCCTCCTTCCCAACACACACTCCCACATTCACTCTCACACCCGCAGTCTCTCTCAGACTCGGCCCGGCCTGTCAATGGAGGtaagttttgtgtgtttttcgaTGATTGATTATGATGGTTACCGGTCTGTGTGGTGTTGAACATTGTGTCAATCTCTTGTAGTGTCATCCAGAATGTCACCTAAGTCTCAAAGGCCTGGACAGACCAACAGAAGCATGCGTACCTCAAACTCTCACTCCTCCCCTACAGGttaaaatacacacaatataCACATGCCTTCAAActactttttaacatttaaaattgttaGCCCAGGGTAATATTACCTTTTTATCTTGGCCATTGTTGTATGCTTTATATTTTACAGTGGGTTAGTAATAACTACATATGTCAACTACAACAGTGCAACCTTTTTACTGTTACTTCCTATATGCAAATTGAGTAGAACACCCTCAAGTGTTTATTTACAGTTCAGTAGTGATTTAATTATGCTTGTTTCAGTTATAATATAAAGATTATTTGTTAGAAACAGGTAAACTTGTCACAGGCCtacatgtacatttaaaaaaaaaaaaataataataatttgtgtattgttcaaaagtttgaggttcgTAAGATTTTtgcaccaaggttgcatttatttgatcaaacgtacagtaaaactgtaatattgtaaaattattaGTTAACCTAAAATAATTACTTATTTAATTAACctattaaaatttgttttagtttttgtatttttatatattttaagaggTAATTTACTGGcagagctaaattttcagcatcattactgcagtaatcagtgtcacatgatccttcagaaatcatacctaatgtttatttggtgctcaagaaacgtaTCTTAAAAttgtttcctattttttttttttttttttttttcaggcttctttgaatgtaaagttcaaaagaacagttatttgaaatataactcttttgtaacattataatttttgatcagttaaatgcaaaaaaaaaaaaaaaaaaattgaatgtttttatttccaACCTCTATGCCCTTTTTTCTCTTAAAACTAACAAAttacctttctctctctctccagtctcTCGTTCCCCGAAACCAGATGCTTCTTCCCAGGACCCTCCTCCGTCTAATCCGACCTACTTGGATACCTCTTCGGTTAATATGGTGACCCTCAAACCCACTGGCCCCACCCCTCTGTTCCCTGTAGATGGTGAGATGTTACAAATTTGAGTAGTTACACTCTGTTCAATTGTACCTGCATCCAAGAATCTGACTCTCTTGTCATTTCAGTGAATGAAATCCTGTCGAAGGAAAGGACTGAGAGTCCAGCTAGTCCTCAGGAGGGCAAGAGCAGCAAAGGTAATCCTGAAGTTGTATTACGCTTTCATTAATTTCACTGTGTGCTTCTCATTTAGCTAaaaatgttctttgctctcttTTTGTAGCCTCTTCAGTCCAACAGAGACCACAACTCGAGGAGCTTCGCAAGTTTTCTAATAATTTTATTGTGAGTCATTAGTctcgtatttattttttaaatgaaccttGGAACAGCAGTCACCCAAGAATACCATTAGAGTCAGAGCAAAAGATTTATATGCTATAATTTAAAATCTATTGTTTCTATAGATATAATCACCAGCTTAAGTTCTTTACCTCACTAAAGCCATTAAgtacagtcttgtacctttgtctTTGTGTCCAATttccaaatatgaaaaaaaaaattctgcacaaACGCTGCTGAAAAATTGGCCATGCAGTAATGTACATTATGGCACCCACCCAGAACACTTAAGCATTTtggcaattttatttatttacgttTGTATAACGGAGTTTGAAACTATAGTATAagtgtctttttttgttgttgtttttttttcttctgatattAGCTTCCATCTAGTTCCAACCTCTCGAGCCCCAAAGCTGCGACCTCGGACTCTGCTCAAGCAAACCACGCCCACAACACACAAACAGACCCCGCCCCTCTGACAGAAGCTAAAACAGCCCCGCCCACAACTCCGACTGCAGAGCTTCCAGCCGAGGAGAGGAGTAGAGAGACAAATGCAGAGGGGGCGGCAACCCCCACCCCTCCACCAGCCACATCCATCTCTGCACCCTCTGCCATACAAAATCCAACTGCAGAAGGGCAAACATCAGGCACGCCCCAACCTGCAAGGACCCCAGGCAGTG
The sequence above is a segment of the Carassius carassius chromosome 9, fCarCar2.1, whole genome shotgun sequence genome. Coding sequences within it:
- the LOC132148996 gene encoding ataxin-2-like protein isoform X3 — encoded protein: MHVTKKNRNSVKTPSQSPPVFEGVYNNSRMLHFLTAVVGSRCDVMVKNGSLYEGIFKTLSSRCELAVDAVHKVKNEEGDGGGGGGTPVHPRREEITDTMIFGPNDLVTMICRDVDLNYATRDTFTDSAIGSKVNGDHREKVLQRWDGGDSNGENFDLDADTSNGWDASEMFRFNEETYGVKSTYDASLSMYTVPLERGSSEGFRQREARAARLANEIEASTQYRNRVALENDEGRTEEDKYSAVLRDRDRDGGERGRDSPGFSSAGSREGKYIPLPQRAREREMGVSGRGERGAVSTLPNRTSRPGPSSSSPRPLPSGSGQTLPPTDRSSPLSVRGGYSAHQSQSSPTAQPRPSEPGHASPPSQHTLPHSLSHPQSLSDSARPVNGVSSRMSPKSQRPGQTNRSMRTSNSHSSPTVSRSPKPDASSQDPPPSNPTYLDTSSVNMVTLKPTGPTPLFPVDVNEILSKERTESPASPQEGKSSKASSVQQRPQLEELRKFSNNFILPSSSNLSSPKAATSDSAQANHAHNTQTDPAPLTEAKTAPPTTPTAELPAEERSRETNAEGAATPTPPPATSISAPSAIQNPTAEGQTSGTPQPARTPGSEEGKPESSESSEGMADQVKKSTLNPNAKEFNPIKAPLSMVKPSATPTPPRPTPPSPTVVLQPPPGQGTIYNTPYLSYVSPIQIQGHSVQAPQMYQYSMTTVGQGKYPRTKGSVVTPRPDHSSSAPPMIQAAASAAGPPLVASPYPPSYLQYNQVIQAMPHYHGQMYSMLQGGPRMLGSGAHPQTLGPPGPQYPGQNEGPAPQQGMYAPQSFSHHSGSMHHPQPSSTPTGSQPPPQHPAPSPGQVHLPASQPVHPKLAYQLHIYSSGQSGPQPQSLYHSGPLSAPTPPNLPPGHSSPQASYSLQGYSLSGHQPMTHHYPSLGQLTQTHVPGALSGPHHSGSHGPPPVMLLHAPQPPPQQGSGPQHGPPPQQGPHQHFTFLGPPQMQVQAHPSQQIQFHPSGN
- the LOC132148996 gene encoding ataxin-2-like protein isoform X4, which translates into the protein MHVTKKNRNSVKTPSQSPPVFEGVYNNSRMLHFLTAVVGSRCDVMVKNGSLYEGIFKTLSSRCELAVDAVHKVKNEEGDGGGGGGTPVHPRREEITDTMIFGPNDLVTMICRDVDLNYATRDTFTDSAIGSKVNGDHREKVLQRWDGGDSNGENFDLDADTSNGWDASEMFRFNEETYGVKSTYDASLSMYTVPLERGSSEGFRQREARAARLANEIEASTQYRNRVALENDEGRTEEDKYSAVLRDRDRDGGERGRDSPGFSSAGSREGKYIPLPQRAREREMGVSGRGERGAVSTLPNRTSRPGPSSSSPRPLPSGSGQTLPPTDRSSPLSVRGGYSAHQSQSSPTAQPRPSEPGHASPPSQHTLPHSLSHPQSLSDSARPVNGVSSRMSPKSQRPGQTNRSMRTSNSHSSPTVSRSPKPDASSQDPPPSNPTYLDTSSVNMVTLKPTGPTPLFPVDVNEILSKERTESPASPQEGKSSKASSVQQRPQLEELRKFSNNFILPSSSNLSSPKAATSDSAQANHAHNTQTDPAPLTEAKTAPPTTPTAELPAEERSRETNAEGAATPTPPPATSISAPSAIQNPTAEGQTSGTPQPARTPGSEEGKPESSESSEGMADQVKKSTLNPNAKEFNPIKAPLSMVKPSATPTPPRPTPPSPTVVLQPPPGQGTIYNTPYLSYVSPIQIQGHSVQAPQMYQYSMTTVGQGKYPRTKGSVVTPRPDHSSSAPPMIQAAASAAGPPLVASPYPPSYLQYNQVIQAMPHYHGQMYSMLQGGPRMLGSGAHPQTLGPPGPQYPGQNEGPAPQQGMYAPQSFSHHSGSMHHPQPSSTPTGSQPPPQHPAPSPGQSGQSGPQPQSLYHSGPLSAPTPPNLPPGHSSPQASYSLQGYSLSGHQPMTHHYPSLGQLTQTHVPGALSGPHHSGSHGPPPVMLLHAPQPPPQQGSGPQHGPPPQQGPHQHFTFLGPPQMQVQAHPSQQIQFHPSGN
- the LOC132148996 gene encoding ataxin-2-like protein isoform X2; this encodes MSFRRQNQPGPGGRKTSNGTSGSMASSVPGSNSNRPTPGRNRNSVKTPSQSPPVFEGVYNNSRMLHFLTAVVGSRCDVMVKNGSLYEGIFKTLSSRCELAVDAVHKVKNEEGDGGGGGGTPVHPRREEITDTMIFGPNDLVTMICRDVDLNYATRDTFTDSAIGSKVNGDHREKVLQRWDGGDSNGENFDLDADTSNGWDASEMFRFNEETYGVKSTYDASLSMYTVPLERGSSEGFRQREARAARLANEIEASTQYRNRVALENDEGRTEEDKYSAVLRDRDRDGGERGRDSPGFSSAGSREGKYIPLPQRAREREMGVSGRGERGAVSTLPNRTSRPGPSSSSPRPLPSGSGQTLPPTDRSSPLSVRGGYSAHQSQSSPTAQPRPSEPGHASPPSQHTLPHSLSHPQSLSDSARPVNGVSSRMSPKSQRPGQTNRSMRTSNSHSSPTVSRSPKPDASSQDPPPSNPTYLDTSSVNMVTLKPTGPTPLFPVDVNEILSKERTESPASPQEGKSSKASSVQQRPQLEELRKFSNNFILPSSSNLSSPKAATSDSAQANHAHNTQTDPAPLTEAKTAPPTTPTAELPAEERSRETNAEGAATPTPPPATSISAPSAIQNPTAEGQTSGTPQPARTPGSEEGKPESSESSEGMADQVKKSTLNPNAKEFNPIKAPLSMVKPSATPTPPRPTPPSPTVVLQPPPGQGTIYNTPYLSYVSPIQIQGHSVQAPQMYQYSMTTVGQGKYPRTKGSVVTPRPDHSSSAPPMIQAAASAAGPPLVASPYPPSYLQYNQVIQAMPHYHGQMYSMLQGGPRMLGSGAHPQTLGPPGPQYPGQNEGPAPQQGMYAPQSFSHHSGSMHHPQPSSTPTGSQPPPQHPAPSPGQSGQSGPQPQSLYHSGPLSAPTPPNLPPGHSSPQASYSLQGYSLSGHQPMTHHYPSLGQLTQTHVPGALSGPHHSGSHGPPPVMLLHAPQPPPQQGSGPQHGPPPQQGPHQHFTFLGPPQMQVQAHPSQQIQFHPSGN
- the LOC132148996 gene encoding ataxin-2-like protein isoform X1, yielding MSFRRQNQPGPGGRKTSNGTSGSMASSVPGSNSNRPTPGRNRNSVKTPSQSPPVFEGVYNNSRMLHFLTAVVGSRCDVMVKNGSLYEGIFKTLSSRCELAVDAVHKVKNEEGDGGGGGGTPVHPRREEITDTMIFGPNDLVTMICRDVDLNYATRDTFTDSAIGSKVNGDHREKVLQRWDGGDSNGENFDLDADTSNGWDASEMFRFNEETYGVKSTYDASLSMYTVPLERGSSEGFRQREARAARLANEIEASTQYRNRVALENDEGRTEEDKYSAVLRDRDRDGGERGRDSPGFSSAGSREGKYIPLPQRAREREMGVSGRGERGAVSTLPNRTSRPGPSSSSPRPLPSGSGQTLPPTDRSSPLSVRGGYSAHQSQSSPTAQPRPSEPGHASPPSQHTLPHSLSHPQSLSDSARPVNGVSSRMSPKSQRPGQTNRSMRTSNSHSSPTVSRSPKPDASSQDPPPSNPTYLDTSSVNMVTLKPTGPTPLFPVDVNEILSKERTESPASPQEGKSSKASSVQQRPQLEELRKFSNNFILPSSSNLSSPKAATSDSAQANHAHNTQTDPAPLTEAKTAPPTTPTAELPAEERSRETNAEGAATPTPPPATSISAPSAIQNPTAEGQTSGTPQPARTPGSEEGKPESSESSEGMADQVKKSTLNPNAKEFNPIKAPLSMVKPSATPTPPRPTPPSPTVVLQPPPGQGTIYNTPYLSYVSPIQIQGHSVQAPQMYQYSMTTVGQGKYPRTKGSVVTPRPDHSSSAPPMIQAAASAAGPPLVASPYPPSYLQYNQVIQAMPHYHGQMYSMLQGGPRMLGSGAHPQTLGPPGPQYPGQNEGPAPQQGMYAPQSFSHHSGSMHHPQPSSTPTGSQPPPQHPAPSPGQVHLPASQPVHPKLAYQLHIYSSGQSGPQPQSLYHSGPLSAPTPPNLPPGHSSPQASYSLQGYSLSGHQPMTHHYPSLGQLTQTHVPGALSGPHHSGSHGPPPVMLLHAPQPPPQQGSGPQHGPPPQQGPHQHFTFLGPPQMQVQAHPSQQIQFHPSGN